One Clostridium novyi NT genomic window carries:
- a CDS encoding small, acid-soluble spore protein, alpha/beta type, which produces MGKTPLKKVIKAKLKSNTELTELEKLREKMKYEIAEELGLKEKVDAEGWGGLTAEETGRIGGIMTKRKRTLKVPKNEEIQNIDEKK; this is translated from the coding sequence ATGGGTAAAACACCATTAAAAAAAGTAATAAAAGCAAAATTAAAATCTAATACAGAATTAACTGAATTAGAAAAGTTAAGAGAAAAAATGAAATATGAAATAGCAGAAGAACTTGGACTAAAGGAAAAAGTTGACGCTGAAGGCTGGGGAGGTCTTACAGCTGAAGAGACAGGTAGAATAGGTGGAATCATGACAAAGAGAAAAAGAACATTAAAAGTACCTAAAAATGAAGAAATACAAAATATAGATGAGAAAAAATAA
- a CDS encoding DUF6873 family GME fold protein, with protein MKTLIVDYRISEEEKSFLINLGYKIITCPSSNKLYYAICGHPDILMHIINKKNIIVHKDTPNNFIESLKTLGMNVILSKNSLDSKYPKDIILNAVNLSDYFVHYLKNTDKVLLNEIKKEKKKLINTKQGYTKCSTAIVNDNAIMTSDTTIAKALKDENIDVLLLPPGDIELPGLDYGFIGGTCGLIENNTLAFYGDLKNYIYGKEVLNFLKKHKVEPVFLRKGKLIDRGSIFRV; from the coding sequence ATGAAAACATTAATTGTAGATTACAGAATATCAGAAGAAGAAAAAAGCTTTTTAATAAATTTAGGCTATAAAATAATAACTTGTCCTTCCTCTAATAAACTATATTATGCTATATGTGGGCATCCTGATATACTAATGCACATAATTAATAAAAAAAATATTATAGTTCACAAAGATACACCTAATAACTTTATAGAATCACTTAAAACCTTAGGTATGAACGTAATTTTATCTAAAAATTCATTAGACTCAAAATATCCAAAAGACATAATTCTAAACGCTGTTAATCTTTCAGATTATTTTGTTCATTATTTAAAGAATACAGACAAAGTTTTATTAAATGAAATAAAAAAAGAAAAGAAAAAATTAATTAATACAAAACAAGGGTATACTAAATGCTCTACTGCAATAGTAAATGATAATGCCATAATGACAAGTGATACCACTATAGCTAAAGCTCTTAAAGATGAAAATATTGATGTGTTACTTTTACCCCCTGGTGACATTGAACTTCCAGGACTTGATTATGGTTTCATTGGAGGCACTTGCGGGTTAATTGAGAATAACACTTTAGCCTTCTATGGAGATCTTAAAAATTATATTTACGGAAAAGAAGTTTTGAATTTCTTAAAAAAGCATAAAGTAGAACCGGTATTTTTAAGAAAAGGGAAATTAATAGATAGAGGAAGTATTTTTAGGGTTTAG
- a CDS encoding ABC transporter permease produces MAKYILKRIGYMLITLWVIITATFFLMNSIPGDPVMVKAQKLPPEMQQLMRQQYGLDKPLTTRYVIYLKNLTKGQLGDSFITPGYNVQQIISEKFPNSARLGVQAVFIGLVIGVILGIIAAFRRNSNVDFFVIFLAIMGVSIPSFVLAALLQKGLGGTGSLPIAGWYNPGDGIDGFKFTVLPTIALCFGSLATYARYMRTSVLDVIGKDYIITARAKGLSQGAIAWKHIIRNAILPIITILGPQLAAIITGSIVIERIFAIPGIGNSMIDAILTNDYNIIMGLTIFYSALYIVSLLIVDIMYSVVDPRIRLTGEKR; encoded by the coding sequence ATGGCTAAATATATACTAAAGAGAATAGGGTATATGTTAATAACTTTATGGGTTATAATAACAGCTACTTTTTTCTTAATGAATAGTATACCCGGAGATCCAGTTATGGTGAAAGCTCAAAAACTACCTCCGGAAATGCAACAACTTATGAGACAACAGTATGGCCTTGATAAGCCATTAACAACTAGATACGTTATTTATTTGAAAAACTTAACTAAAGGACAATTAGGTGATTCTTTTATAACACCAGGTTATAATGTACAACAAATCATCAGCGAAAAGTTTCCTAATTCTGCAAGATTAGGGGTTCAAGCAGTATTTATAGGATTAGTTATAGGTGTTATATTAGGTATAATAGCGGCATTTAGAAGAAACAGTAATGTAGACTTCTTTGTAATATTCCTTGCAATTATGGGTGTATCAATACCAAGTTTCGTTTTGGCAGCATTACTCCAAAAGGGATTAGGTGGTACAGGTTCCCTTCCTATAGCAGGTTGGTACAATCCAGGGGATGGAATTGATGGATTTAAATTCACTGTGCTTCCAACAATAGCACTATGTTTTGGTAGTTTAGCAACTTATGCAAGATACATGAGAACCTCAGTTCTTGATGTAATAGGTAAAGATTATATAATTACAGCTAGAGCTAAAGGACTTTCACAAGGAGCAATTGCATGGAAACATATAATAAGAAATGCGATTTTGCCTATTATAACAATATTAGGGCCACAACTTGCGGCTATAATAACAGGTTCTATAGTAATAGAAAGAATCTTTGCGATACCAGGTATAGGAAATTCTATGATAGATGCTATACTTACAAATGATTATAATATCATAATGGGATTAACTATCTTTTATTCTGCTTTGTATATTGTATCTTTACTAATTGTCGATATTATGTACTCAGTAGTAGATCCAAGAATAAGACTAACAGGAGAAAAAAGGTAG
- a CDS encoding ABC transporter ATP-binding protein yields the protein MNNNENLVEVKNLKKYFKVGKNATLKAVDDVTFNIRKGETLGLVGESGCGKTTCGRTVLGLYGATGGKVLFEGVDIHSLKGKEKREFTKHAQIIFQDPYASLDPRMTVGDIIAEGIDIHGLYTGQERTDKIYKLLELVGLNKEHASRFPHEFSGGQRQRIGIARALAVEPKFIVCDEPISALDVSIQAQVVNLLIDLQRKFDLTYLFIAHDLSMVKHISDRVGVMYLGNMVELADSGKLYAKPLHPYTQALLSAIPLPDPEAEKSRNRIMLEGEVPSPINPKPGCRFVARCRYATEKCSKERPELIEVEDGHYVACHLVKPSKED from the coding sequence ATGAATAATAATGAAAATTTAGTTGAAGTAAAGAATCTAAAAAAATATTTTAAAGTAGGAAAAAATGCTACATTAAAGGCAGTAGATGATGTAACTTTTAATATAAGAAAAGGTGAAACTCTAGGTCTTGTTGGAGAATCAGGATGTGGTAAGACAACTTGTGGTAGAACAGTTCTTGGACTTTATGGTGCTACAGGTGGAAAAGTGTTATTTGAAGGTGTGGATATTCATAGTCTTAAAGGCAAAGAAAAAAGAGAATTTACAAAACACGCACAAATAATATTCCAAGATCCATATGCTTCATTAGATCCTAGAATGACAGTAGGAGATATAATAGCAGAAGGAATAGATATTCATGGATTATATACAGGACAAGAAAGAACTGATAAAATCTATAAATTACTTGAACTTGTAGGACTTAATAAAGAACATGCTTCAAGATTTCCTCATGAATTTTCAGGGGGACAAAGACAAAGAATAGGTATTGCAAGAGCACTTGCTGTTGAACCTAAATTTATAGTGTGTGATGAACCTATATCAGCACTTGATGTGTCTATACAAGCACAAGTAGTTAACTTACTTATTGATCTTCAAAGAAAGTTTGATTTAACTTATCTTTTTATAGCTCATGATTTATCTATGGTTAAACATATTTCAGATAGAGTAGGGGTTATGTATCTTGGAAACATGGTAGAACTTGCTGATAGTGGTAAGCTGTATGCAAAACCACTTCATCCATATACTCAAGCATTACTTTCAGCAATACCACTTCCAGATCCAGAAGCTGAAAAATCAAGAAATAGAATAATGTTAGAGGGTGAAGTTCCGAGTCCTATAAATCCTAAGCCAGGATGTAGATTTGTAGCAAGATGTAGATATGCTACAGAAAAATGTTCTAAGGAAAGACCTGAACTTATAGAAGTTGAAGATGGACATTATGTTGCATGTCACTTAGTTAAGCCTTCAAAAGAAGACTAA
- a CDS encoding ABC transporter permease has product MAELKKEQFEMIGCENENSEAILRPNMTYWQDAWRRLKQNKVAMFSMGLLIVIITMCIIGPYITKHGYSEQIMENINLEPNGEYWFGTDNLGRDLFSRLWIGGRVSIAIGVIGTLIEVVIGCIYGGISGYFGGRVDDIMMRIVEILNSIPYMIVVIILSIYLGPGMSSLLIALCITGWTGMARMVRGQVLQLKQSEYVLAAQALGGSSTRIILRHLIPNTIGIIIIYMTFDIPGFIFSEAFLSFIGLGIKPPATSWGAMCAAGQSVMDFYPYQLIFPAAAICLTMLAFNLLGDGLRDALDPKLRQ; this is encoded by the coding sequence ATGGCTGAATTGAAAAAAGAACAATTTGAAATGATAGGTTGTGAGAATGAAAACTCTGAAGCTATTTTACGACCTAACATGACATATTGGCAAGATGCATGGAGAAGATTGAAACAAAACAAAGTAGCCATGTTTTCTATGGGGCTACTTATAGTTATAATTACAATGTGTATTATTGGACCGTATATAACTAAGCATGGTTACAGTGAACAAATTATGGAAAATATCAATTTAGAACCTAATGGTGAATATTGGTTTGGAACAGATAACTTAGGAAGAGATTTATTCTCAAGATTATGGATAGGTGGAAGAGTTTCTATTGCAATTGGTGTCATAGGAACTTTAATAGAAGTTGTTATAGGATGTATTTACGGTGGAATTAGTGGATACTTTGGTGGTAGAGTTGACGATATAATGATGAGAATTGTTGAAATACTAAACAGTATTCCATATATGATAGTAGTTATTATACTTTCAATTTACCTAGGACCAGGTATGTCATCACTTTTAATTGCACTATGTATAACTGGATGGACTGGTATGGCTCGTATGGTTAGAGGTCAGGTTCTTCAACTTAAACAGTCAGAATATGTACTAGCAGCTCAAGCTCTAGGTGGTTCATCTACAAGAATAATATTAAGACATTTAATTCCTAACACTATAGGAATAATCATAATATACATGACTTTCGATATACCAGGATTTATATTCTCAGAAGCTTTCTTAAGCTTTATAGGTCTTGGAATAAAACCTCCTGCTACAAGTTGGGGTGCAATGTGTGCCGCTGGTCAATCAGTAATGGATTTCTATCCATATCAATTAATATTCCCAGCAGCAGCTATATGTTTAACAATGCTTGCATTTAATTTATTAGGTGATGGACTAAGAGATGCTCTAGATCCAAAACTTCGTCAGTAG
- a CDS encoding ABC transporter ATP-binding protein: MDNLLEVKNLRVSFHTYAGEVQSVRGVNFNLNKGETLAIVGESGCGKTITSKSIMRLIPIPPGEIKEGSEILFEGKDIVKMSEKELRDIRGGKISMIFQDPMTSLNPTMKVGKQIAESLIIHKGMNKQDAMKEALRMLKVVNIPNAEKRINQYPHEFSGGMRQRVMIAIALACDPKILIADEPTTALDVTIQSQIMELIAELQEKLGTAVILITHDLGVVASVAHKIQVMYAGQIIERGTTDEIFYNPKHPYTWALLQSVPRLDTKNKDKLYSLNGTPPDLVQPPKGCPFASRCEYCMKICKEAMPEVTKISETQEVSCWLQHPMAPDVEPPINLGGGTNE; the protein is encoded by the coding sequence ATGGATAATTTATTAGAAGTAAAAAATTTAAGAGTTTCTTTCCATACTTATGCTGGTGAAGTTCAATCTGTTAGGGGAGTAAACTTTAACTTAAATAAAGGTGAAACTTTAGCAATTGTTGGTGAATCAGGATGTGGAAAGACAATAACATCAAAAAGTATAATGAGATTAATACCAATACCACCTGGAGAAATCAAGGAAGGTTCAGAAATACTTTTTGAAGGTAAAGATATTGTAAAAATGTCAGAAAAGGAATTAAGAGATATAAGAGGCGGAAAGATAAGTATGATATTCCAAGATCCAATGACATCTCTTAACCCAACTATGAAAGTAGGAAAGCAAATAGCAGAAAGCTTAATTATTCATAAAGGAATGAATAAGCAAGATGCAATGAAAGAAGCATTAAGAATGCTAAAGGTTGTAAATATACCTAATGCTGAAAAAAGAATTAATCAATATCCTCATGAATTTTCAGGTGGAATGAGACAAAGAGTTATGATTGCTATAGCTCTTGCCTGCGATCCTAAAATATTAATTGCGGATGAACCTACAACAGCATTAGACGTAACTATACAATCTCAAATAATGGAACTTATTGCAGAACTTCAAGAAAAACTTGGAACAGCAGTTATACTTATAACTCATGACCTTGGAGTTGTTGCAAGTGTTGCACATAAAATTCAAGTAATGTATGCAGGTCAAATTATAGAAAGAGGAACAACAGATGAAATTTTCTATAATCCAAAGCATCCATATACATGGGCATTACTTCAATCAGTGCCAAGACTTGATACTAAAAACAAAGACAAACTATATTCATTAAATGGAACACCTCCAGATTTAGTACAGCCACCAAAAGGATGTCCTTTTGCATCTAGATGTGAATACTGTATGAAAATTTGTAAAGAGGCTATGCCAGAGGTTACTAAAATTAGTGAAACACAAGAAGTTTCATGTTGGTTACAACATCCAATGGCACCAGATGTTGAGCCTCCAATTAATTTAGGAGGTGGAACTAATGAATAA
- the dapA gene encoding 4-hydroxy-tetrahydrodipicolinate synthase — MTLFKGSGVALVTPFKDGKVNFKKLEEILNWHVECGTDAIIVCGTTGEASTMTEEERKETIKFTVDTINKRIPVIAGTGSNNTEAAIKMSKWAESIGVDGVLVITPYYNKTTQKGIFEHFKAINDSINIPIVLYNVPSRTGLNITPKTLLKLCDLNNVVAIKEASGNFSQLVEMKALCRDKIDLYSGNDDQVVPLLSLGGIGVISVAANIYPKEMHDICDLYMNGKTHEALKIQLDMLDVINSLFIETNPIPIKTAMNLKGMDVGALRLPLCDMEENNLEVLKNALENYNKTSREA; from the coding sequence ATGACTTTATTTAAAGGTTCTGGAGTTGCCCTAGTCACTCCTTTTAAAGATGGTAAAGTAAACTTTAAAAAATTAGAAGAAATCTTAAACTGGCATGTTGAATGTGGTACAGATGCTATTATAGTTTGTGGTACTACTGGCGAAGCATCAACAATGACTGAAGAAGAAAGAAAAGAAACTATAAAATTTACTGTAGATACTATAAATAAAAGAATTCCTGTAATAGCTGGAACTGGTAGCAATAATACTGAAGCAGCTATCAAAATGAGTAAATGGGCTGAGAGTATTGGAGTTGATGGCGTGCTTGTAATTACTCCTTACTATAATAAAACAACTCAAAAAGGAATATTTGAACACTTTAAAGCAATAAATGACTCTATCAACATTCCAATAGTTTTATACAATGTTCCTTCAAGAACAGGGCTTAATATAACTCCTAAAACTCTTTTGAAGTTATGTGATTTAAATAATGTTGTAGCTATAAAAGAAGCTAGCGGTAATTTTTCACAACTAGTTGAAATGAAAGCTTTATGTAGAGATAAAATAGATTTATATTCAGGAAATGATGATCAAGTTGTACCTTTATTATCTCTTGGTGGAATTGGTGTAATTTCAGTTGCTGCAAATATATATCCAAAAGAAATGCACGATATATGTGATCTATATATGAATGGTAAAACTCACGAAGCTCTAAAAATTCAACTAGATATGCTAGATGTAATAAACTCTTTATTTATAGAAACTAATCCTATTCCTATTAAAACTGCAATGAACTTAAAAGGAATGGATGTTGGTGCTTTAAGACTTCCTTTATGTGATATGGAAGAAAACAATTTAGAAGTTTTAAAAAATGCTTTAGAAAACTACAATAAGACTTCAAGGGAGGCATAA
- a CDS encoding aspartate-semialdehyde dehydrogenase: MNYNVAVVGATGMVGNKFIEVLAERNFPIDNLYFFASKKSAGKVIKFKDREITVEELKEDNIKNKKIDFALFSAGGSVSLEYAPIFAKYNAIVIDNSSAWRMNPEVPLVVPEVNPEDIKLNKGIIANPNCSTIQAVVALKPLYDKYGIKRIVYSTYQAVSGAGVGGFNDLKNGYNGEAPTKFPHPIAGNILPHIDDFLDNGYTKEEMKMINETQKIFHDNNIKITATTARVPVFYGHSESINVELENPFEIEDIFSLYKNTEGISLKDDVKNLVYPLPLDAEGHDEVYVGRIRRDFSLDNGLNLWVVADNIRKGAASNAIQIAEKIISMK, encoded by the coding sequence ATGAATTACAATGTTGCCGTAGTAGGGGCTACCGGTATGGTAGGAAACAAGTTTATCGAAGTTTTAGCTGAAAGAAATTTTCCAATTGACAATCTTTATTTTTTTGCTTCTAAAAAATCTGCAGGAAAAGTTATTAAATTCAAAGATCGTGAAATAACAGTAGAAGAACTTAAAGAAGATAATATAAAGAACAAAAAAATAGATTTTGCTCTATTTTCAGCTGGTGGAAGCGTAAGTCTTGAATACGCTCCAATATTCGCAAAATATAACGCTATAGTTATTGACAATAGTAGTGCTTGGAGAATGAATCCAGAAGTACCTTTAGTTGTACCTGAAGTTAATCCGGAAGATATAAAATTAAATAAAGGTATTATAGCAAATCCTAACTGCTCTACAATACAAGCTGTAGTAGCTTTAAAACCTTTATATGATAAATACGGAATAAAAAGAATTGTATACTCAACTTATCAAGCAGTATCAGGTGCTGGTGTTGGCGGATTTAATGATTTGAAAAACGGTTATAACGGAGAAGCTCCAACAAAATTTCCACATCCTATAGCTGGAAATATCTTACCTCATATAGATGACTTCTTAGATAACGGATATACAAAAGAAGAAATGAAAATGATAAATGAAACTCAAAAGATTTTCCACGATAACAATATCAAAATCACAGCTACAACTGCTAGAGTTCCTGTATTTTATGGACATAGCGAAAGTATAAATGTTGAACTTGAAAACCCTTTTGAAATAGAAGATATTTTTAGTTTATATAAAAATACTGAGGGCATATCACTAAAAGACGATGTTAAAAATTTAGTATACCCTCTTCCATTAGATGCTGAAGGACATGATGAAGTATACGTTGGAAGAATTCGTCGTGATTTTAGTTTAGATAACGGATTAAACCTTTGGGTTGTTGCTGACAATATAAGAAAAGGTGCTGCATCTAATGCTATTCAAATAGCAGAAAAAATAATTTCAATGAAATAA
- a CDS encoding HNH endonuclease, translated as MSVIIMLFIVWQIYKYAYYKGKNFNKLKQDLNNYIINCNELNQHIEELKNTYLDVKKNNYGIAQLNDSSRYNFKRKEQLKARKSEYIYECSATVCKNAEMQPFKYLCKYFNIKANEESLQSFENILNNFSAAEEGKKLLSNELEKIKKSIKHDVPFLIRTFNGKKFMRKLGFKEIDFSTLYFPVYTFRYVSPGGNKSISCDIELDLDNLNYFVEYLSQVVKFKKSAAGQRALMTSKLREKIKKRDNYTCQKCGLSTRDEKNLLLEIDHIIPISKGGMSTEKNLQTLCWKCNRKKGAKLN; from the coding sequence ATGTCCGTTATAATTATGTTGTTTATAGTTTGGCAAATATATAAATATGCGTATTATAAAGGTAAAAATTTTAATAAATTAAAACAAGATTTAAATAATTACATTATAAATTGTAATGAATTAAACCAGCATATTGAAGAATTAAAAAATACGTATTTAGACGTTAAAAAAAATAATTATGGAATTGCGCAATTAAATGATTCAAGTAGATATAATTTTAAAAGAAAAGAACAATTAAAAGCAAGAAAATCAGAATATATTTATGAATGCTCTGCAACTGTATGTAAGAATGCAGAAATGCAACCTTTTAAATATTTATGCAAGTACTTTAATATTAAAGCAAATGAAGAATCGCTACAAAGTTTTGAAAATATTTTAAATAATTTTTCGGCTGCTGAAGAAGGAAAGAAATTACTTAGTAATGAACTTGAAAAGATTAAAAAATCTATCAAGCATGATGTACCATTTCTTATTAGAACATTTAATGGGAAAAAGTTTATGCGGAAATTAGGATTTAAGGAAATTGATTTTAGTACATTATACTTCCCTGTATATACATTTAGATATGTAAGTCCTGGTGGAAATAAATCTATTAGTTGTGATATTGAATTAGATTTAGATAATTTAAATTATTTTGTAGAATATCTTTCACAAGTTGTTAAATTTAAAAAAAGTGCAGCAGGACAAAGGGCATTAATGACTTCAAAATTAAGAGAAAAGATAAAAAAGAGAGATAATTATACTTGTCAAAAGTGTGGATTATCTACAAGAGATGAAAAGAATCTATTATTAGAAATTGATCACATAATACCTATTTCAAAGGGTGGTATGTCTACAGAAAAAAATTTACAAACTCTTTGTTGGAAATGTAATCGTAAAAAGGGTGCAAAATTAAATTAA
- a CDS encoding class I SAM-dependent DNA methyltransferase: MSCYKEFAHIYDKLINGDINYCNWAKIIVDICKEYNISNEDYLDLACGTGNMTQELAKYFKHIWAVDMSQEMLTEAEEKMRKEKIKAKLVCQDISKLKLNKKFDLITCALDSTNYILDVEDLKNYFSSVKEHLKDDGLFIFDINSYYKLTNILGNNIYNYDDDDVVYVWENLLEDDIVDMYITFFIKSGDVYRRFDEEHRERAYKTEFIDSILDEIGFRVEKKLDNYESDILSDDTERIVYVLKKK; this comes from the coding sequence ATGAGTTGTTATAAGGAATTTGCTCATATATATGACAAATTAATTAATGGTGATATAAATTACTGTAATTGGGCAAAAATTATAGTAGATATATGCAAAGAATACAATATATCTAATGAAGATTATTTAGATTTAGCTTGTGGAACAGGAAATATGACTCAGGAACTTGCTAAGTATTTTAAACATATATGGGCAGTTGATATGTCACAAGAAATGCTTACAGAAGCTGAAGAAAAAATGAGAAAAGAGAAAATTAAAGCTAAATTAGTTTGCCAAGACATAAGTAAACTAAAGTTAAATAAGAAGTTTGATCTTATAACTTGCGCTTTAGATTCTACTAATTACATATTAGATGTAGAGGATTTGAAAAATTATTTTTCTTCGGTAAAAGAACATCTAAAAGATGATGGATTATTTATCTTTGACATAAATTCATATTATAAACTTACAAATATTTTGGGAAACAACATATATAACTACGATGATGATGATGTGGTTTATGTATGGGAAAATTTATTAGAAGATGATATTGTAGATATGTACATAACCTTTTTTATAAAATCAGGAGATGTATATAGAAGATTTGATGAAGAACATAGAGAAAGAGCATATAAAACAGAATTTATTGATAGCATTTTAGATGAAATAGGTTTTAGAGTAGAGAAGAAGCTAGACAACTATGAAAGTGATATTTTAAGTGATGATACAGAAAGAATAGTATATGTTCTTAAAAAGAAATAG
- the hslO gene encoding Hsp33 family molecular chaperone HslO → MSDRLIKAVAKDGQVRIIVADTRELVNKGIKIHNCAPTAAAALGRMLTAGVIMGSMLKSDKDVITLKIDGGGEAKGVTVTSYANANVKGYIGNPSVDLEANALGKLDVGGAIGKNGSLLVIRDFGLKEPYVGNVPIYTGEVGDDIAYYFTVSEQTPTAVGLGVLVDKDLSIRKAGGVIIQMMPGADEMLADLITYRLQDLGSITSFLDSGKTIDDMLNFLFDDMDLKILEEMTPEYSCDCSREKIERALISIGEKDLKEIYNDGKTEEIVCQFCGEHYKFTNEEIGELLKNVRK, encoded by the coding sequence ATGAGTGATAGACTTATAAAAGCAGTAGCAAAAGATGGACAGGTTAGAATAATAGTAGCTGATACTAGAGAGCTTGTAAACAAAGGAATTAAAATTCATAATTGTGCTCCTACAGCAGCTGCAGCACTAGGAAGAATGTTAACAGCAGGAGTTATAATGGGTTCTATGTTAAAATCAGATAAAGATGTTATTACTTTAAAAATTGATGGTGGCGGTGAAGCTAAAGGAGTTACAGTTACAAGTTATGCAAATGCTAACGTTAAAGGATATATAGGAAATCCATCAGTAGATTTAGAGGCTAATGCATTAGGAAAATTAGATGTAGGTGGGGCTATAGGTAAAAATGGTAGCTTACTTGTAATAAGAGACTTTGGTCTTAAAGAACCTTATGTAGGAAACGTGCCAATATATACAGGAGAAGTAGGAGATGACATTGCATACTATTTCACAGTTTCAGAGCAAACACCTACAGCTGTTGGTCTTGGAGTATTAGTAGATAAAGATTTAAGTATAAGAAAAGCTGGTGGCGTAATAATTCAGATGATGCCAGGTGCAGATGAGATGTTAGCAGATTTAATTACTTATAGATTACAAGATTTAGGTTCTATAACTAGTTTCCTTGATAGTGGAAAAACTATAGATGATATGCTTAATTTCTTATTTGATGATATGGATCTTAAAATACTTGAAGAAATGACACCAGAATATTCATGTGATTGTTCAAGAGAAAAAATAGAAAGAGCTCTAATTAGTATTGGAGAAAAAGATTTAAAAGAAATATATAATGATGGAAAAACAGAAGAAATAGTATGTCAATTCTGTGGTGAACATTATAAATTTACAAATGAAGAAATAGGAGAATTACTAAAAAACGTAAGAAAGTAA
- the dapB gene encoding 4-hydroxy-tetrahydrodipicolinate reductase, whose translation MTKVILSGCSGKMGKMISQSVNNFEGLSIVAGIDKFKDESLKYPIFENITECDVNADVVLDFSRPDALDSLLSYSKDNNLPVVLCTTGYSKEQLDKIDEYSKIVPVFHSANMSIGINLINNILKDISAMLYENYDIEIIEKHHNQKVDAPSGTALLLGNTIKDSIKEDTVFNKGRNGIKKREKNEIGIHAIRGGSIVGEHEVIFAGAGEIIELKHTALSREVFAMGALKACEYMAGKNNGLYTMDDVIKSKN comes from the coding sequence ATGACTAAAGTAATTTTAAGTGGTTGTTCTGGTAAAATGGGAAAAATGATTTCTCAAAGCGTAAACAATTTTGAAGGATTATCTATAGTAGCTGGTATTGATAAATTTAAAGACGAAAGCTTAAAATATCCTATATTTGAAAATATAACTGAATGTGATGTTAATGCTGATGTAGTATTAGATTTTTCAAGACCTGATGCATTAGATTCCCTATTATCTTACTCTAAAGATAATAACCTTCCTGTTGTATTATGCACTACAGGTTATAGCAAAGAACAACTAGATAAAATAGATGAATATAGCAAGATAGTACCTGTATTTCACTCAGCTAATATGTCAATTGGTATAAACTTAATTAACAATATACTAAAAGACATAAGTGCCATGCTTTACGAAAATTATGATATAGAAATAATCGAAAAACATCATAATCAAAAAGTAGATGCACCAAGTGGAACTGCCCTTCTTTTAGGAAACACAATAAAAGATTCTATAAAAGAAGATACAGTATTCAACAAAGGTAGAAATGGCATTAAGAAAAGAGAAAAAAATGAAATAGGAATCCACGCTATTCGTGGTGGTTCTATTGTTGGAGAACATGAAGTTATTTTTGCCGGTGCTGGAGAAATAATAGAATTAAAACATACAGCATTGTCTAGAGAAGTATTTGCAATGGGTGCTTTAAAAGCTTGTGAATACATGGCCGGAAAAAACAACGGATTATATACAATGGACGATGTCATAAAATCTAAAAACTAA